AGAACTCACACCAGGGAGAGCCCTTTCCTATGCATTAAGCACAGAAAAGACTTCAGTCAGAGGTCCCGCCTCATCCCACGTCGGAGGATCCACACTGGCAAGAAACCCTAAGAGTGCCAGAAATGCAGGCAGACCTGCAGCCAGAGCTGAACTCAGTGCTCTTTGGGGCATCCACACTGGGGAGACAATTTTTGAATGTGGTGAGTGCAGCCAAGCCTTCAGCCAGAGCTCCAGCCTTACCATCCATCAGAGGGGCCACACAGGGGAGAAGCCATTTGAGTGCAATGAGCGTAGCAAAACCTTCAGTTATAGCTCATACCTTATTGTGCATCACAGAATCCACACTGGGGAGAAACCCTGTCAGTGTAATGAGTGTGGAAGAGCCTTTGGGCAGAGCTCCCATCTTATTCTCCATCAGGCAACTCACGCCCAGAAGAAACCCCAGCTAGCTCCCTGGGTTAGTGCTGCATGCTAGCGAGTGCTCATTCtgttctgtgttccatgttcCTGTGCTAGCACAGGAACAGGCTAACATAAATACTAGGAAGTGAGTGAGAGTGTATGGACTGTTCCCCACTGCTGGAAATCCAGACACACATACTTCTTGCTTAATTTTCTCGTCTTCATTTTGTATGTGTGTCTCCAATCAGATTTTTAGTTGCAAGAGGTAGATGCAAGGTCCTCTCTCCATTTTGACAGGTGTCTAGAACATTGCCAGCATAGACCCAGAGGGAGAAGGGACACACACGGGAGGGAAGGGTGGGTCAGAATGGGGCAGGTGTTGGGGATTTTAACTCTATGGTGTCCTGGTAATTCTTTCCTGTGGAGCACCTTGGCAGTTCACAGAGATGTCAGATTGAAAGGGCTGGAGATGTGGAATTGGGCAGAGTCCCCTAAGACTTGGGAGTGTGGGGGCTCAGTAAGAGTGTGAGAGTCCCAAGGGAAAGTGTGTGTTGCAGGTACTGCTTATTTATTCAGGCACGGGGCACAGCTGCACAGGGGCATTTGGCCCTCCATTCGGGGATCCCCCAGGAATCCCACCTCTGTTCAGCAGTTTGGTTATGGCTTCAGGGGTCTTCTCCAAAATACGAATACCCAGAAGTTTTGATTGCTGTCCAGCCTGGCACTCACCTCCCCCTTGCCAGAGCCAGACTCTGCAGCTACTCTGCCTGGGTTTGAAACCCTTTTCCACCACTTACTGCATGCCCATGGGCAAGTTTCTTCACCTACCTCTCTGCCTCAGTAGACATTCCCCTCTGTAAAATGGTGGTAGTAACTATCTACCTCAGGCCTCACACAGAGGAACATCGGAGGGAGGGAAGACAAGATGGGGTATCTCTTCTGTCTGCTGCCTCCTGGCTTTGGCACCTCGGTCCGGCAGTGCCTCATCTCTCTGTTTCTAGAGCTCCTGCCAGGCGCCCAACTGATACTGCTGTGAGCCAGGGGACTGGGTGCCTTGGACTGTGTGTTTGTTTACTAGATCAGGCCATATTGGCATTTTAAGCTAAACTCTGCTTCACACGCTggcattctctttatttttaaaactttcacaTTACAAAAGGAGACCGTGCTAGAAGGGGTTTTGGACTCACTGAAACCCTACAACTCATGCAGCGTGAACACGACCAAGCAACAAGAGCATGAACGGACCTGCCATCTTGTCTTTTCGAGCCAAGACAGCCCTGTGCTCCCAACCTGCTCCAAGCTTCCTAGGCAGACTCTTCTCTGCCCCCATCAGTTGGAAATCCTAACCACCCTTGGAGGCTTAGCTCAAATGCCGCCTTCTTCATGACTCACCTTCCTCTTCCCCACAATGAGCTGCAGCTCTGATCCCATTCAGCACGTTCTGCCTTCTGTTGGTCTTTCCCTGCTGgactctgagttctgaaggaccAGGAACAGGCCTGGTTCACTGTGGATTCCTTAACTACCTAACATGATGCCTTTTATGCAAAAAGTGCTCATTGAGTGTCTGCTGAATGATGGGCAGAGACTAAAGTGAGGTGCGGTACGCTCCGCTGGCTAGGCAGGGGCACCTGCTGGAGCTGCAGACGTCTGACAGACCAACTACCTGGCCTTCTCTGTCTGCTTCCCATGCACTCTTCCTGCCTCCTTTTCCTCCCTTTTTGCTCATTTACCCTGAGTCACCACCAGCTTAATCCTCCCAATACCTTTCTCTCCCCCCTCAGTCCCCATTCTGAAACCAACGATGGCCTTGTGCCTTCTGAAATCGCAGGTGTCACGGAAGACAGCTCACAGCCCTGCATGTCCAACTCCTTCATGTGGACACCGTGCTCGGAGCACACAGCGTACCAGGGTCACACTAATACAGGCGCCCAGTACTGTGGGCAGGACTTCAGCTTTGGTTTGCAGCACCCACACACCAGGGCTTTTGACCTGAACCCTCCTGCCTCCCCATGGGCATCTCAGGCCAGCCACTCCtacccatcgagtcgattctaactcatagcgactctacaggacagagcagaactgccccacagggtttccaaggctataatctttaaggaagcagactgccacatctttctccctcggagaggctagtgggttcaaatgaccggccttttggttagcattcaagcacttaaccactgcgacaccagggttccttctgccactcctagtgaccccatatcCAGTCTCTCCCCTCACTGGGACCCAGCTGGACTCATTCCTGGACACTTTCTTATTCTAGTTCCCTCCCTAGGCTGCCCAGTGCCAACCCATTCTCCCAGAGTCGACCCAATGAGGCCTCACCCAGTGTCCCCCTCCACCCTGATCCCACTTTCTCTGCACATACCTTGGCACTTCTTCAAGCTATGTCGCCTAATGTTCTCTGGTCATTTGTGTGTCTCTATGCATGTGTCTTGTCTCTCCAAAGACACTAGGAGAACCTCACGGGCACCTGCCTTAGCCCTGATGGTGGCTCCTGGCACAGAACCAGGTTGATGACCAGAGCTCAGCCTCCTCTGACTTGGACCCAGCATTGAAGCTGACGCTTTGACCCCATCAACACTGGGTTCTCGCCagggatggcaactggtacttcTTGCCGGCATGAGTGGTCTGGTGGAAGATGAGATGGGAGCTCTGGCCGAAGGCCTTCTCACACTGTGTGCAGTGATAGGGCTTCTCACCTGTGCGGGTCCGCTGGTGCATGAGGAGGTAGGAGCTGCAGGTGAAGGCCTTGCTGCACTGGAGGCACTCATAGGGCTCCTCGCCGTGCGGCTCCGGCGGTGCACCAGGAGGCAAGAGCTGCCGCTGAAGGTACGCCAGGAGGCTGGCGTCCTGACTGAAGGCCTTGCCGCAGGTGCCGCAGACATAGGACTTCTCCCTCATGTAGACCCTCTGGTGTGGAATCAGGCACGAGCTGCGCGTGAAGGCCTTCCCACAGTCCCCGCACCCGAAACGCTTCTGCCCCGTGTGGATTCTCTGATGTATGATGAGCGTGGAGCTATGGCCGAAGGCCTTGCCGTGCTCAGGGCATGTGTAGAGATTCCTCCTGGGGGTGCAAGAGCAAACATCTCCCCCAGGCTCTCTATAGCTCAGGCCTCTCTCTCCTGGGAGGCGctgcttttctcctgctgtgGCCTGTCTGATGCCTGGCTTGTCCTTCCTTGCTCGCTTGTCTGTAGGCTGTTCTGAAACCTCAGCTCCCAGCACCTTCCTTCCCTGGCCTCCCCAAATGCACAGTCCAAAAGATACAAATAGAATCAGCTTTATATTTCTGGACAGGAAACGTGAGATTATATAGGGATTTGAGGAAACCCAATAAAAGGCACCCCTCTTTCAAGAAGCAATAAAGCATTGGGGCCAAGAGTGTGgtttctggagccagactgcctggggccaaatcctgcctctgccactGACAAGCAGTTACTtggtctctctgtgcctcagctttccAAACTATAAAATGGAGTAATACTAGTACCTATTTTTCATGGTGATGTGAATAAAATTAATGTGTATAAAAAGTGTTTAGgtaagtgttgttgttagctgctgtccagtcggtctcagactcatggtgaccccacgcacaatggaatgaaatgatgCCTGGTTCTTTGCcgtccccatgatcggttgctgACCGGACTgctgtaatccataaggttttcattggttg
The window above is part of the Loxodonta africana isolate mLoxAfr1 chromosome 22, mLoxAfr1.hap2, whole genome shotgun sequence genome. Proteins encoded here:
- the LOC135228450 gene encoding zinc finger protein 3, giving the protein MVGHKKDEGKDMKQEMCVLGSGRKVLGAEVSEQPTDKRARKDKPGIRQATAGEKQRLPGERGLSYREPGGDVCSCTPRRNLYTCPEHGKAFGHSSTLIIHQRIHTGQKRFGCGDCGKAFTRSSCLIPHQRVYMREKSYVCGTCGKAFSQDASLLAYLQRQLLPPGAPPEPHGEEPYECLQCSKAFTCSSYLLMHQRTRTGEKPYHCTQCEKAFGQSSHLIFHQTTHAGKKYQLPSLARTQC